The Ziziphus jujuba cultivar Dongzao chromosome 7, ASM3175591v1 genome includes a region encoding these proteins:
- the LOC107424036 gene encoding putative uncharacterized protein YDL057W, whose amino-acid sequence MGILVYNIHSVLTNSLICKRTPSAKFRLLQVHFVSPPHHHTSSSSTTLGRMAQPAQNPVVQPQKVLVPNKHGEKLVGLLHETGSVEIVILCHGFRSTKDNNIMVNLAVALENEGISAFRFDFAGNGESEGSFEYGNYRREADDLSSVVQHFTGANRVIGGILGHSKGGNVVLVYASKYHDIHTVVNVSGRYDMKRGISERLGEDFMQRIKEEGFIDVKNKDGSVNYRVTSESLTERITTDMHNACLHIDKDCRILTVHGSADEIIPVEDAYEFAKIIPNHKLRIIEGADHGYGNHQAELATAVLEFIKSCLQQEKTASS is encoded by the exons ATGGGGATCCTGGTGTATAATATTCATTCAGTGCTcacaaattcattgatttgcaAAAGGACCCCTTCAGCTAAATTTCGTCTTCTCCAGGTGCACTTTGTCTCACCGCCACACCATCATACTTCCAGTTCCAGCACAACCTTGGGGAGGATGGCCCAGCCTGCACAGAACCCAG TGGTTCAGCCACAGAAAGTATTAGTACCAAATAAGCATGGCGAAAAACTCGTGGGCTTATTGCATGAAACCGGATCTGTGGAGATTGTAATCTTATGCCATGGTTTCCGATCCACAAAG GATAACAATATAATGGTGAACCTGGCAGTTGCTTTGGAAAACGAAGGAATCAGTGCCTTCCGTTTTGACTTTGCTGGAAATGG AGAAAGTGAGGGTTCATTTGAATATGGAAATTATCGGAGAGAGGCAGATGATTTAAGTTCTGTAGTCCAACATTTCACTGGAGCAAACCGTGTAATTGGTGGAATTCTTGGACATAGTAAAG GCGGGAATGTGGTGCTTGTGTATGCTTCTAAGTATCATGATATCCATACAGTTGTCAATGTTTCCGGGCGTTATGATATGAAGAGAGGCATTTCAGAGCGTTTGGGAGAAGACTTTATGCAAAGAATCAAGGAGGAAGGATTTATTGACGTTAAAAATAAGGATG GAAGTGTGAACTATCGTGTAACCTCGGAAAGTTTGACAGAACGCATAACAACTGATATGCACAATGCATGTCTTCATATTGACAAGGATTGCAG GATCCTGACAGTCCATGGATCTGCTGATGAAATTATCCCTGTTGAAGATGCTTACGAGTTCGCCAAGATAATACCAAATCACAAATTGCGCATCATAGAAGGAGCCGATCATGGATACGGCAATCATCAAGCTGAGTTGGCCACTGCTGTTTTGGAGTTCATAAAGTCATGCCTGCAGCAGGAAAAGACAGCTTCAAGCTAG